The following are encoded in a window of Vespa crabro chromosome 2, iyVesCrab1.2, whole genome shotgun sequence genomic DNA:
- the LOC124421853 gene encoding THO complex subunit 2 isoform X7, whose protein sequence is MAGKVWNSEIWKTWDKHGKNDFLKLIKHLFKEGNAAEWRRGLYELISNGIHGNIKKDNVIATLSEVTNIDWAIPSAIVDIFTLIDAEVHTEDRNNFYYIVKESEKVLTDRIIKERLEIETLQDVGTLKNRSFQTKFIKVKTKLYYKQRKFNLFREESEGYSKLIVELNQERPESEVASTLEIVKSLIGYFNLDPNRVLDILLETFENRSEADAFFISLIRSYMSDQQVLCEVLGFKYSSTISATPFSLQKLTALMLQHSVIQLDDMLPWLVPDDETIIKEHEQAMKQAKEYVRKLSIISTKDKEEVPEEKENPQAKYASNQKFGLCEALLEIGAWEVTQALFSRLPEHCFTDQRPIALALCKMIQALIEPVYRKYCIISPKLQGRKVPPLKNSLAPKPICSLEEIHDQLLPMLIVLGPNLHHDPILLYKVMRLCHAAIKQCPLDANKQPVDKNSILYYDVLTILDVALLPSLSFMDCNCCVAEELWNILKYYPYQNRYCLYARWKNDTPLQHAALLRKRADAQKKIKSIMKRVSKETIKPVGRSIGKLTHSSPGVLFDYVLIQIQLYDNLIGPVVDSLKYLTNISYDVLGYCLVEALAGADRDRFKHDGTSISLWLQSLASFCGAIFKKYNIELTGLLQYVANQLKAQKSLDLLILKEIVQKMAGIEAAEEMTADQLDAMAGGDLLKNEAGYFSQVRNTKKSSQRLKEALAEHDLAVALCLLMAQQKHCVVYRETDKSHLKLVGKLYDQCQDTLVQFGTFLGSTMTVDEYVERLPSIHSMLQDNHIHADVAFFLARPMFAHAINIKYDFLRKADPNYKKMSSAIKQAKYAEAAQAVMAPVAQSVRPLHPLKVWEDISPQFLVTFWSLSMYDLYVPVESYQREINKLKQLAIQAADSKDMNASKGKKEQERYTTLIEKLQDERRKQEEHVEKVFAYLRQEKDSWFLSRSAKSAKNETITQFLQLCLFPRCTFTTVDAMYCAKFVHTIHSLKTANFSTLLCYDRLFCDITYSVTSCTENEANRYGRFLCAMLETVMRWHSERAIFDKECSNYPGFVTKFRVSNQFSEANDMVGFENYRHVCHKWHYKITKAIVVCLDSKDYVQIRNSLIILIKILPHFPVLSKLSQILERKVDKVKEEERGQRQDLHILATSYSGQLKARTPCMIRESDFHHVGDKAGKTQDASNSDTVDKVSNGITSKEISNGDTRTEKENKDQREKRNTMNQAHHESSEKLRKKEENKDGADGKEKHTKKEESKEDDGIDKKDRKYYKEEHYYSGGVDNLDRDLSSVSNSSASSGPTPDGTDRDAKRRKLESIPKEGRRTEGNLEKKERSSKTKIRDEQKELRREKKLGRKRDRAEESVVTIEQKRRKDDERAKGVHQNGDVAEHREKHHYSKEKSPYTKERTHEREGRENRDKHRRSSDPKRR, encoded by the exons ATGGCTGGTAAAGTGTGGAATTCAGAAATATGGAAAACATGGGATAAACATGGAAAAAATGATTT CCTCAAGCTAATCAAGCACTTATTTAAGGAAGGCAACGCAGCAG AATGGAGAAGAGGATTGtacgaattaatttcaaatggaATCcatggaaatataaaaaaggataatgttattgctacatTAAGTGAAGTTACt AATATTGATTGGGCAATACCATCGGCAATAGTAGACATATTTACTTTAATCGATGCTGAAGTTCACACTGAAgacagaaataatttttattacattgtaAAAGAATCTGAGAAG gTATTAACAgacagaataataaaagaacgtTTAGAAATTGAAACATTACAAGATGTAGgaacattaaaaaatagaagttttcaaacaaaatttattaaagtaaaaacgaaattata TTACAAACaacgaaaatttaatttatttcgagaAGAAAGCGAAGGCTATTCAAAACTTATTGTAGAATTAAATCAAGAACGTCCGGAAAGTGAAGTAGCATCAACATtagaaatcgtgaaatctctgattg GATATTTCAACCTTGATCCTAATCGTGtacttgatattttattagaaacttTTGAAAATCGATCAGAAGCCGATGcgttttttatatctttaattcGTTCATATATGAGCGATCAGCAAGTACTTTGTGAAGTTTTAGGATTTAAATATAGCTCTACTATCAGTGCAACTCCATTTTCCTTGCAAAAACTTACTGCGCTCATGCTTCAACATTCTGTAATACAATTGGATGATATGCTTCCTTGGCTAGTGCCAGATGATGAGACTATTATTAAAGAGCACGAACAAGCAATGAAACAGGCTAAAGAATACGTTCGTAAGTTAAGTATAATTTCAactaaagataaagaagaggtgccagaagaaaaagagaatccaCAG GCTAAATACGCAAGTAATCAAAAATTTGGTTTATGTGAAGCATTGTTAGAAATAGGAGCTTGGGAAGTAACACAAGCTCTTTTTAGTCGATTACCGGAACATTGTTTTACAGATCAACGTCCTATTGCATTAGCCCTATGTAAAATGATTCAAGCTCTCATAGAGCCTGTTTATCGAAA ATATTGCATAATATCACCTAAATTACAAGGTCGAAAAGTCCCTCcattaaaaaattctcttgCACCAAAACCAATATGTAGTTTAGAAGAAATACATGACCAATTATTACCCATGTTAATAGTTCTTGGTCCTAACTTACATCATGATCCGATTTTGTTATACAAAGTTATGAGATTATGTCATGCTGCTATCAAACAATGTCCATTAGATGCAAACAAGCAACCAGTTGACAAGAACAgtattctttattatgatgTATTAACAATACTTGATGTAGCCTTGTTACCCTCATTGTCTTTTATGGATTGTAATTGTTGTGTGGCAGAAGAATTatggaatattttaaaatactaTCCATATcaaaatcgttattgtttatatgcaAGATGGAAAAATGATACTCCTCTTCAACATGCAGCTCTTCTCAGAAAACGAGCAGATGCtcagaaaaagattaaatcaATCATGAAAAGAGTTAGCAAAGAAACAATTAAACCTGTTGGAAGATCAATTGGTAAATTAACACATTCTTCTCCTGGGGTATTGTTTGATTATGTTCTTATACAGATTCAGTTGTACGATAATCTCATag GACCAGTTGTAGactcattaaaatatttaacgaacaTTTCTTATGATGTACTTGGATATTGTCTTGTGGAAGCATTAGCTGGAGCTGATAGAGATAGATTTAAACATGATGGAACCAGTATATCTTTATGGTTACAATCTCTTGCATCATTTTGTGGagctatttttaaaaaatataatatagaactTACAGGTCTATTACAATATGTAGCGAATCAACTTAAAGCACAAAAaag tttagatttattaatattaaaagaaatagtacAAAAGATGGCAGGCATCGAAGCTGCTGAAGAAATGACAGCAGATCAACTAGATGCCATGGCTGGAGgagatttattgaaaaatgag GCCGGATATTTTAGTCAGGTTCGTAACACAAAAAAATCATCACAGCGCCTCAAAGAGGCTCTTGCTGAACATGATCTAGCTGTAGCTCTTTGTCTATTAATGGCACAACAAAAACATTGTGTTGTATACAGAGAAACAGATAAATCTCACCTCAAACTTGTTG gaaAATTATACGACCAATGTCAGGATACATTGGTACAATTTGGTACTTTTCTGGGTTCTACAATGACAGTCGATGAATATGTAGAAAGATTACCATCTATACATTCTATGCTGCAGGACAATCACATACATGCAGATGTTGCATTTTTTCTTGCACGACCAATGTTTGCACATGCCATTAAT ATCAAATATGATTTTCTCCGCAAAGCTGATCCAAATTACAAGAAAATGTCTAGTGCTATAAAACAAGCTAAATATGCAGAAGCTGCACAAGCTGTAATGGCACCAGTTGCTCAATCCGTTAGACCTTTACATCCATTAAAAGTATGGGAAGATATCTCACCACAATTTCTAGTTACATTTTGGTCATTGTCTATGTACGATCTTTATGTTCCTGTCGAAAGTtatcaaagagaaattaataaattaaagcaACTTGCTATTCAAGCTGCAGATTCCAAAGATATG AATGCTAgcaaggggaaaaaagaacaagaaagataTACTACTTTAATAGAGAAACTAcaagatgaaagaagaaagcaaGAAGAACATGTTGAGAAAGTATTTGCATATCTTAG acaAGAGAAAGATTCCTGGTTTTTATCTCGAAGTGCAAAATCcgcaaaaaatgaaacaataacACAGTTTCTTCAATTATGTTTATTCCCTAGATGTACATTTACAACAGTAGATGCTATGTACTGTGCAAAATTTGTACACACCATTCATTCATTAAAGACTGCAAATTTTTCAACGCTTCTTTGTTATGACAGG CTTTTTTGTGATATAACATATTCAGTCACTTCATGTACAGAAAATGAAGCAAACCGTTATGGTAGATTTTTATGTGCTATGTTGGAGACAGTAATGAGGTGGCATTCTGAAAGGGCTATATTTGATAAG GAATGTAGTAATTATCCAGGATTCGTTACTAAATTTCGTGTGAGCAATCAATTTTCTGAAGCAAATGATATGGTTGGTTTTGAAAATTATAGGCATGTATGCCATAAATGGCATTACAAAATTACAAAg gCCATTGTGGTTTGTTTAGACTCTAAAGATTATGTGCAAATaagaaattcattaataatattaattaaaatattgccACATTTTCCTGTATTATCAAAACTTTCACAAATTTTGGAGCGTAAAGTtgataaagtaaaagaagaagaacgtggCCAACGTCAAGATTTACATATCCTAGCAACATCGTATAGCGGCCAATTAAAAGCTAGAACACCCTGTATGATACGCGAATCAGATTTTCATCATGTTGGCGATAAG GCGGGAAAAACACAGGATGCATCAAATAGTGACACAGTAGATAAAGTTAGTAATGGTATTACATCTAAAGAGATAAGTAATGGTGATACtagaacagaaaaagaaaacaaagatcaAAGGGAAAAACGTAATACAATGAACCAAGCACATCA CGAAAGTTCTGAGAAACTTcggaaaaaggaggaaaataaAGACGGTGCagacggaaaagaaaaacatactaaaaaagaagaatcaaaaGAAGACGATGGCATTGACAAAAAAGATCGCAAATATTATAAG GAAGAACATTACTATAGCGGTGGTGTGGATAATTTAGATAGAGATCTTTCTAGTGTATCAAATAGTAGTGCCAGTTCAGGACCAACACCAGATGGAACAGATAGAG ATgccaaaagaagaaaacttgAAAGTATTCCAAAg GAAGGTAGGAGAACAGAGGGTAatcttgaaaaaaaggaacgttctagcaaaacaaaaatacgagatgaacaaaaagaacttcgcagagaaaaaaaattaggacGAAAGAgg GATCGAGCAGAAGAATCTGTGGTAACGATTGaacaaaaacgaagaaaagatgaTGAAAGAG CCAAAGGAGTACATCAAAATGGAGATGTAGCAGAACACAGAGAAAAACATCATTATAGCAAG GAAAAATCTCCATATACAAAGGAACGTACGCATGAACGCGAAGGACGAGAGAACAGAGACAAACA TAGGAGGAGTTCAGATCCCAAACGAAGATGA
- the LOC124421853 gene encoding THO complex subunit 2 isoform X4 translates to MAGKVWNSEIWKTWDKHGKNDFLKLIKHLFKEGNAAEWRRGLYELISNGIHGNIKKDNVIATLSEVTNIDWAIPSAIVDIFTLIDAEVHTEDRNNFYYIVKESEKVLTDRIIKERLEIETLQDVGTLKNRSFQTKFIKVKTKLYYKQRKFNLFREESEGYSKLIVELNQERPESEVASTLEIVKSLIGYFNLDPNRVLDILLETFENRSEADAFFISLIRSYMSDQQVLCEVLGFKYSSTISATPFSLQKLTALMLQHSVIQLDDMLPWLVPDDETIIKEHEQAMKQAKEYVRKLSIISTKDKEEVPEEKENPQAKYASNQKFGLCEALLEIGAWEVTQALFSRLPEHCFTDQRPIALALCKMIQALIEPVYRKYCIISPKLQGRKVPPLKNSLAPKPICSLEEIHDQLLPMLIVLGPNLHHDPILLYKVMRLCHAAIKQCPLDANKQPVDKNSILYYDVLTILDVALLPSLSFMDCNCCVAEELWNILKYYPYQNRYCLYARWKNDTPLQHAALLRKRADAQKKIKSIMKRVSKETIKPVGRSIGKLTHSSPGVLFDYVLIQIQLYDNLIGPVVDSLKYLTNISYDVLGYCLVEALAGADRDRFKHDGTSISLWLQSLASFCGAIFKKYNIELTGLLQYVANQLKAQKSLDLLILKEIVQKMAGIEAAEEMTADQLDAMAGGDLLKNEAGYFSQVRNTKKSSQRLKEALAEHDLAVALCLLMAQQKHCVVYRETDKSHLKLVGKLYDQCQDTLVQFGTFLGSTMTVDEYVERLPSIHSMLQDNHIHADVAFFLARPMFAHAINIKYDFLRKADPNYKKMSSAIKQAKYAEAAQAVMAPVAQSVRPLHPLKVWEDISPQFLVTFWSLSMYDLYVPVESYQREINKLKQLAIQAADSKDMNASKGKKEQERYTTLIEKLQDERRKQEEHVEKVFAYLRQEKDSWFLSRSAKSAKNETITQFLQLCLFPRCTFTTVDAMYCAKFVHTIHSLKTANFSTLLCYDRLFCDITYSVTSCTENEANRYGRFLCAMLETVMRWHSERAIFDKECSNYPGFVTKFRVSNQFSEANDMVGFENYRHVCHKWHYKITKAIVVCLDSKDYVQIRNSLIILIKILPHFPVLSKLSQILERKVDKVKEEERGQRQDLHILATSYSGQLKARTPCMIRESDFHHVGDKAGKTQDASNSDTVDKVSNGITSKEISNGDTRTEKENKDQREKRNTMNQAHHSESSEKLRKKEENKDGADGKEKHTKKEESKEDDGIDKKDRKYYKEEHYYSGGVDNLDRDLSSVSNSSASSGPTPDGTDRDAKRRKLESIPKQEGRRTEGNLEKKERSSKTKIRDEQKELRREKKLGRKRDRAEESVVTIEQKRRKDDERAKGVHQNGDVAEHREKHHYSKEKSPYTKERTHEREGRENRDKHRRSSDPKRR, encoded by the exons ATGGCTGGTAAAGTGTGGAATTCAGAAATATGGAAAACATGGGATAAACATGGAAAAAATGATTT CCTCAAGCTAATCAAGCACTTATTTAAGGAAGGCAACGCAGCAG AATGGAGAAGAGGATTGtacgaattaatttcaaatggaATCcatggaaatataaaaaaggataatgttattgctacatTAAGTGAAGTTACt AATATTGATTGGGCAATACCATCGGCAATAGTAGACATATTTACTTTAATCGATGCTGAAGTTCACACTGAAgacagaaataatttttattacattgtaAAAGAATCTGAGAAG gTATTAACAgacagaataataaaagaacgtTTAGAAATTGAAACATTACAAGATGTAGgaacattaaaaaatagaagttttcaaacaaaatttattaaagtaaaaacgaaattata TTACAAACaacgaaaatttaatttatttcgagaAGAAAGCGAAGGCTATTCAAAACTTATTGTAGAATTAAATCAAGAACGTCCGGAAAGTGAAGTAGCATCAACATtagaaatcgtgaaatctctgattg GATATTTCAACCTTGATCCTAATCGTGtacttgatattttattagaaacttTTGAAAATCGATCAGAAGCCGATGcgttttttatatctttaattcGTTCATATATGAGCGATCAGCAAGTACTTTGTGAAGTTTTAGGATTTAAATATAGCTCTACTATCAGTGCAACTCCATTTTCCTTGCAAAAACTTACTGCGCTCATGCTTCAACATTCTGTAATACAATTGGATGATATGCTTCCTTGGCTAGTGCCAGATGATGAGACTATTATTAAAGAGCACGAACAAGCAATGAAACAGGCTAAAGAATACGTTCGTAAGTTAAGTATAATTTCAactaaagataaagaagaggtgccagaagaaaaagagaatccaCAG GCTAAATACGCAAGTAATCAAAAATTTGGTTTATGTGAAGCATTGTTAGAAATAGGAGCTTGGGAAGTAACACAAGCTCTTTTTAGTCGATTACCGGAACATTGTTTTACAGATCAACGTCCTATTGCATTAGCCCTATGTAAAATGATTCAAGCTCTCATAGAGCCTGTTTATCGAAA ATATTGCATAATATCACCTAAATTACAAGGTCGAAAAGTCCCTCcattaaaaaattctcttgCACCAAAACCAATATGTAGTTTAGAAGAAATACATGACCAATTATTACCCATGTTAATAGTTCTTGGTCCTAACTTACATCATGATCCGATTTTGTTATACAAAGTTATGAGATTATGTCATGCTGCTATCAAACAATGTCCATTAGATGCAAACAAGCAACCAGTTGACAAGAACAgtattctttattatgatgTATTAACAATACTTGATGTAGCCTTGTTACCCTCATTGTCTTTTATGGATTGTAATTGTTGTGTGGCAGAAGAATTatggaatattttaaaatactaTCCATATcaaaatcgttattgtttatatgcaAGATGGAAAAATGATACTCCTCTTCAACATGCAGCTCTTCTCAGAAAACGAGCAGATGCtcagaaaaagattaaatcaATCATGAAAAGAGTTAGCAAAGAAACAATTAAACCTGTTGGAAGATCAATTGGTAAATTAACACATTCTTCTCCTGGGGTATTGTTTGATTATGTTCTTATACAGATTCAGTTGTACGATAATCTCATag GACCAGTTGTAGactcattaaaatatttaacgaacaTTTCTTATGATGTACTTGGATATTGTCTTGTGGAAGCATTAGCTGGAGCTGATAGAGATAGATTTAAACATGATGGAACCAGTATATCTTTATGGTTACAATCTCTTGCATCATTTTGTGGagctatttttaaaaaatataatatagaactTACAGGTCTATTACAATATGTAGCGAATCAACTTAAAGCACAAAAaag tttagatttattaatattaaaagaaatagtacAAAAGATGGCAGGCATCGAAGCTGCTGAAGAAATGACAGCAGATCAACTAGATGCCATGGCTGGAGgagatttattgaaaaatgag GCCGGATATTTTAGTCAGGTTCGTAACACAAAAAAATCATCACAGCGCCTCAAAGAGGCTCTTGCTGAACATGATCTAGCTGTAGCTCTTTGTCTATTAATGGCACAACAAAAACATTGTGTTGTATACAGAGAAACAGATAAATCTCACCTCAAACTTGTTG gaaAATTATACGACCAATGTCAGGATACATTGGTACAATTTGGTACTTTTCTGGGTTCTACAATGACAGTCGATGAATATGTAGAAAGATTACCATCTATACATTCTATGCTGCAGGACAATCACATACATGCAGATGTTGCATTTTTTCTTGCACGACCAATGTTTGCACATGCCATTAAT ATCAAATATGATTTTCTCCGCAAAGCTGATCCAAATTACAAGAAAATGTCTAGTGCTATAAAACAAGCTAAATATGCAGAAGCTGCACAAGCTGTAATGGCACCAGTTGCTCAATCCGTTAGACCTTTACATCCATTAAAAGTATGGGAAGATATCTCACCACAATTTCTAGTTACATTTTGGTCATTGTCTATGTACGATCTTTATGTTCCTGTCGAAAGTtatcaaagagaaattaataaattaaagcaACTTGCTATTCAAGCTGCAGATTCCAAAGATATG AATGCTAgcaaggggaaaaaagaacaagaaagataTACTACTTTAATAGAGAAACTAcaagatgaaagaagaaagcaaGAAGAACATGTTGAGAAAGTATTTGCATATCTTAG acaAGAGAAAGATTCCTGGTTTTTATCTCGAAGTGCAAAATCcgcaaaaaatgaaacaataacACAGTTTCTTCAATTATGTTTATTCCCTAGATGTACATTTACAACAGTAGATGCTATGTACTGTGCAAAATTTGTACACACCATTCATTCATTAAAGACTGCAAATTTTTCAACGCTTCTTTGTTATGACAGG CTTTTTTGTGATATAACATATTCAGTCACTTCATGTACAGAAAATGAAGCAAACCGTTATGGTAGATTTTTATGTGCTATGTTGGAGACAGTAATGAGGTGGCATTCTGAAAGGGCTATATTTGATAAG GAATGTAGTAATTATCCAGGATTCGTTACTAAATTTCGTGTGAGCAATCAATTTTCTGAAGCAAATGATATGGTTGGTTTTGAAAATTATAGGCATGTATGCCATAAATGGCATTACAAAATTACAAAg gCCATTGTGGTTTGTTTAGACTCTAAAGATTATGTGCAAATaagaaattcattaataatattaattaaaatattgccACATTTTCCTGTATTATCAAAACTTTCACAAATTTTGGAGCGTAAAGTtgataaagtaaaagaagaagaacgtggCCAACGTCAAGATTTACATATCCTAGCAACATCGTATAGCGGCCAATTAAAAGCTAGAACACCCTGTATGATACGCGAATCAGATTTTCATCATGTTGGCGATAAG GCGGGAAAAACACAGGATGCATCAAATAGTGACACAGTAGATAAAGTTAGTAATGGTATTACATCTAAAGAGATAAGTAATGGTGATACtagaacagaaaaagaaaacaaagatcaAAGGGAAAAACGTAATACAATGAACCAAGCACATCA CAGCGAAAGTTCTGAGAAACTTcggaaaaaggaggaaaataaAGACGGTGCagacggaaaagaaaaacatactaaaaaagaagaatcaaaaGAAGACGATGGCATTGACAAAAAAGATCGCAAATATTATAAG GAAGAACATTACTATAGCGGTGGTGTGGATAATTTAGATAGAGATCTTTCTAGTGTATCAAATAGTAGTGCCAGTTCAGGACCAACACCAGATGGAACAGATAGAG ATgccaaaagaagaaaacttgAAAGTATTCCAAAg CAGGAAGGTAGGAGAACAGAGGGTAatcttgaaaaaaaggaacgttctagcaaaacaaaaatacgagatgaacaaaaagaacttcgcagagaaaaaaaattaggacGAAAGAgg GATCGAGCAGAAGAATCTGTGGTAACGATTGaacaaaaacgaagaaaagatgaTGAAAGAG CCAAAGGAGTACATCAAAATGGAGATGTAGCAGAACACAGAGAAAAACATCATTATAGCAAG GAAAAATCTCCATATACAAAGGAACGTACGCATGAACGCGAAGGACGAGAGAACAGAGACAAACA TAGGAGGAGTTCAGATCCCAAACGAAGATGA